The sequence GTTACCATGTGCATACTGCCCAGTACCATATTTTTCATCTGCTACTTTCATTTCTGTAATCTCATGAATTTCAAACCCATAGTAATCATGGTTTGCAATAGATGGTGTTGTAAATATTGAATCTAGTTTTAAACCAAATGCTTTTTTACCACCCATTAATCTTGCTAATCCAGCAGGATCATGAAATACTGACCAAGTGTAATGCCAAGAAGAACCTTCTGTAAAAGCTCCACCCCATGCTTCTGGAATAAATGGCGTTTGCCAAGAACCATCTTTTAATTTAGCACGCATAAAGTTTGTACTTGGATCAAATACATTTTTATAATTGTTTGCTCTTTTAGCAAATAAATCAATTTCTGCTTGAGGTTTACCAAGAGCTTCTGCTAATTTCATGATACAATAATCATCATAAGCATATTCTAATGTTCTTGCAGTATTTTCATGAATACCAACATCGTAAGGAATGTAGCCTAAGTTGTTGTAATAATCTACACCCATACGGCCAACTGAACCTAGAGGACCGTGATTTTTAGTATTCTTGATAATAGCGGCATACAGTGTTTCAACATCATATCCTCTAATTCCTTTTAAATAAGAATCTGCAATTAAAGATGCCGAGTTAGAACCAATCATACAATCTCTATGACCAGGTGAAGCCCATTCAGGTAACCAACCACTTTCGTTATATGTATTCACTAAACCGCTCATAATATTGCTGTTCAATTCTGGATACATCACTGTAAAGAAAGGAAAAACTGCTCTAAACGTATCCCAGAAGCCATTATCAGTAAACATATAACCGTCTAATACTTCGCCATTATATGGAGAGTAGTGTACTAATTTATTGTCTACATCATACTCATAAAATTTACGAGGAAACAATAATGTACGGTACATAGAAGTATAGAAATTCTGCATACTTCTTTCAGAACCACCTTCAACCTTTAAGCGGTTAAACTGTTCGTTCCATGTATATTGTGCTTCATTTTTAACTTCTTCAAAAGACTTATTTCCAATCTCTCTAGACAAGTTAATTTCTGCTTGCTCATGAGAAATGAATGATGAAGCAACTCTTGCTGTGATTACCTCACCTTCTTTTGTATTAAACTTAACATACCCTGCAGTTCTATCTGCTTTCAACTCTTTACTTGCAGTAGCTTCTTTTCCATTCCAAGTACCTTGTGTTGTAAATTCTTTATCAAATTGAATAACATAATAGTTAGCAAAGTTTTTAGGAACACCACCATGGTTGTTTGTTACGTAACCAATAATTTTCTTTTCTTCTGGAATTATCTTCACAAAAGAGCCCTGGTTATAACCATCTACTAATACTATTGCATCTTTAGTTTTAGGGAATGTAAACTGGAAAATTGCACCTCTTGTAGTTGGAGCAACTTCTGCTTTTGTATTATATGTTTCTAAATTAACACTGTAATAATGAGGTTTTGCAACTTCATTATCATGAGTGTATTTAGATTGTCTTTCTTTTTCATTAAACTTTACTTCACCAGTCATTGGGAAAATTGAAAATGCAGCATAATCATTTATCCACGGACTTGGTTGGTGTGTTTGTTTAATACCATTTATACTATCTTTTTGGTACATATATGCCCAACCATCGCCATTATTATTGGTTTGAGGTGTCCAGAAGTTCATTCCCCAAGGTGTGGCTACAGCAGGATATGTATTTCCTGTAGATAATCTAAAATCTGATAATGAACCAACTTGAGTACTCACATACTTTGTGTAGTCGGTTAATACTTTCTTCTCTTCTTTTTGCGTACAAGCAAATAACAAAGAAGTGATGAAAGCGATTAATAAGTAATTTTTAAATTTCATTTGATATGATATTGGATAGTAATTAATTATCTAATTGAAGTGATGAAACAGGTATATCTCCTTCTTTAGCACCAAATGCCTTATTTGGCTTAGGTCCCATTTTAAAAGTTAAAACGCCTCCTTCAGAAATTTGATCTTGTGTGATATAACTTGTTGTAATTTCTTTTCCATTTAAAGACAGAGATTGAACGTATTTATTTTTATCAGAATTATTCTTTGCTACAACAATAAATGTTCTTCCATTGCCTAAGTCCATGCTTACTCTATCAAATATTGGAGAGCCGATGATATATTGTTTATCGCCTGGACAAACTGGATAAAAGCCCATTGCAGAGAAAATATACCAAGCCGACATTTGACCACAATCTTCGTTGTTAATCATACCATCGGGCTTATCAGAATACATTTCTGCCATTAATTTTCTTACCATTGCTTGCGTTTTCCAAGCCTCACCTACATAATTATATAAATACGGGTTTGCATGTCCTGGCTCGTCACCATGTGCGTAGCTTCCTACAAAACCAGATATATCTGCGTGTTCTTCTCCTTTCATTTCTAACTCTACACTAAATAATTGATCCAACTCTTTGGCAAAAGCAACTTTACCACCTTTCAATTCAATCAAATCACTTACTGCGTGAGGTACAAAATAATCATAGGCCCATTTATTACCAGAAATCCAATGATCTTGTAATGGCTCCCATTGGTCCATCACTATATCACCAAACCATTCTCCGTTTGCTTTTTTAGGCCAAAACATTTTTCTTTCAGGATGATAAATATTTCTGAAATTATTCGCACGTTTCATGTAATAATTGTACTTATCAATATCTCCAATATCTTTAGCTAATTGAGCAATAACCCAATCCTCGTAAGCATACTCTAAAGTTTTTGATATATTTTTAGGTATATGAGCAGGAACATAGCCCAATTTTATATACTCATTTAAACCTCCATCACCATCAGAACTAGACACTTTATTAAAGTGTGCAATATCATCCATAGCAGCAAAAGCCTCTTTTTTATCAATATCAGCACCTTTCTGAATAGCATCGTAGATTACAGGAACAGATGGATAACCTATCATACAAGTGTTATCAACACCGCAAAGTTCCCATAATGGTAAATGATCTCCTGCATCTTTATAACGTGCAATTAGAGATCTACTAAAATCCTGAGAATATTCTGGAGTTAAAAAGCTAATTAAAGGCTTAGTTGCTCTAAAAGTATCCCATGTAGAAAAACTTGAATAGTTGGTAAAACCTTCTGCTTTAAATGATTTCCCTAAAGCAACATATTTACCATCTATATCCATTGATAAGTTGGGTGCAATAAAGTTATGGTACACACCAGTATAAAAAATCCTACGTTGTTCTTTAGTACCACCTTCAACTTTAAATTTAGATAAAATACCATTCCATTGATTTTGAGCATTCAATTGTGCTAAAGCAAAAGAATTATCTTTTTCGGAACGTAAATTCAATAATGCACCATTAGCACTCACTGCAGAAATACCAACTTTAACTTCTATACTTTCGCCTTCTCTAGTCCTAAAAGTTGCAAAGCCTTTTACATCTTTATCAATTACTTTTAAGTGCTTAGAAAATTTACCTGCTTTTGTTATTTTAAACGCATCGTATGGTTTAGAAAATTCAGCAGAAAAATAAACATATCTTCTACCACCCCAACCTTCACTTAAACAGTAACCACTAATTTCTGTAGCAGAAGTTGTTTCTATTTTTGTCTCTAACACTTTACCAAAGATGATATTAGTTGGATCAAAAATTATATTCGCTTTCTCAGATTCTGGAAAAATATATTTATGAAACCCAACTCGCTTACCCGCGGTTAATTCTGCAGTTACATTGTAATCTTCTAGATATACTTTATAAAACCCTGCTTCTGCTTTTTCATTTTCATGAGAAAATCTAGATCTCCAACCTGTATCTGGTTTATCTTTTTCACCTGCCGTTATCTGTAATTCTCCAACAGTTGGCATAACTAATATATCTCCTAAATCAGACCAGCCTGTACCACTTAGGTGAGTATGACTAAAACCTTTTAAAGTTGAATCTGAATAATGATACCCTGAACACCAATTCCATCCTTTTGTATCTGTATCAGGACTTAATTGAATCATAGAAAACGGTATTGTTGCACCTGGAAATGTATGCACGATTCCGCCAGTTCCGATAAATGGATCTACATTGTTAATTGGTTTTTCTTTGATAATTGGCTTATCATCTGATTTACAAGAGGTAAACAGAGAGATAATTAGAATTAATTGTAGTAATAAAAGGCTATTCCTCTTCATTTTATACTTAGATTATTGGTATTATTCTTATTTAAAAACGCACAATTACGCATAAACAAGCATTTACTTGCAAGATATTGGTGTTTTCATTAAAAACAAAGTTAGTATTTGTTCATTTTTTTGAGTTAAGATTTATTAAGTGTAAAAGAACACATTCGTTGGATTGATAAATTTAAATAGGATGATCTGAATCATTTTTTATACCAAAAATCAATTACTTTAATCTTTAAATAATACAGACTATATAACTCATTTTCTTTATTTTACATTAAAAAATCTTATGCTAAGAATTAAGAATGCAATTAATGTCAATTCAATAAAAATATATGTTTCCTATGTATAGGCATTTTCGGAACAAGAATTGTTTATGTAACTATTGTACGAATTAACAGCATTAAACAAAGGCATCTAATTTAAGGTGTTCAACACATGTATAGCAACTACAAATTAAAGCAAAACTTACTTTTTATATTCTTAAGCATTACTTCTGTAGCGTTTAGTCAAGATGCGCATTTGTCTCAATATTATGCAGCTCCTTTGTACTTAAACCCTGCATTAGTTGGTACTGCTGGAGATGGTAGAGCATCTTTAAACTATAGAAATCAATGGACGGGTTTACCATCAAATTACATGACAATAATGTCTGCTTTTGATACACCTATTCCCTCTAAAAATATATCATTAGGTGTGCAAATACACGAGGATATCATGGGACATAATGCTGGAATGATTCTAGACCGTACCATGTTTAATGCTACTGGTGGGTATAAATTCAAAATCAACAAAAAATATTCTTTAAGTTTTGGTTTGCAATTGGGTTTCGAGCAATCTTCTCTGGGTTTCTATAAGTTACTTTTTGGAGATCAAATAAATGATGATGGAATAACAGGCGATCCTACTAAAGACCGTGTATCTAATGAGTCTATCATCTACCCAGATATATCTTTTGGTTCTATGTTTTATGGTGAGAATTTTTGGTTTGGGTTATCGTTTTATCATATTAACCAACCATCAATCACTAGATTTCAAGAAGGATACGATAAACTCCCTTTACGGTTTTCTGCACAAGCTGGATATAGAATTCCCCTAACCTATAGATGGCACGGTAGTGTAGCAAATTATGACGATAAGTTTGTTTCGTTTATGATGCACTATCAAGCACAAGGCACAAAAGATCAATTAAGCACAGGTGTTAACCTAAATTATAAACCTTTAATTCTTGGTGTTTGGTATCGAGGTCTAATATTAAAAGATAATGAACATCCAAGTCAATTTAACCACGATGCATTAGTTATAATGTCTGGATTACAAGTCAAACAATTCACTTTTGGATATAGCTTTGACATGCCAATTGGTGGCTTACAATTATCAGAAGGAGTTTCTCATGAAATATCATTAAGATATGACTTTAATTTCTTCCCGGGATATAGGAAGAAAAACAGGAAAGGCAAAACTGGCTTACCAACTGATAAATGTCCTACTCCAAACTTCTAGCAATACGAAATAATGAATAAACTGTACAAACTAATCCTATTAATACTACTATCATTTTCCTCAATTATATCTTCTTACGGACAAGAGATTGTGGTAACTTCTGATGGTAAAACTTACAATTTAACCAATGGTGATGTTCCACAAGGTTGTAATGTTATAAGTGGAAATATCGAGTTAAGGGGTGTAAGTGGATTTGATTCTCTAAAATGGATATATAATAACGATGTTATTAATTTTGGAAATCCATCTAGCTTCTTTCTAAATACTCCAGGTGTTAATACTGTAACGGCTAGATACAAGAAAAATGGTATTAACAATGAACTCTCAGGAACTTTCAATGTTTTAGGTACTCCAGATGATGGTGATTTTACAACTTCAGCAATTGAAGGTTGTGAAGGTACTGCAATTACTTTTAATGCGAGTGCCGATTTTGAATATCAAGATATAAAATTTACTGTAGATGGTGTCAGTATTGCTGATGGTGGTAGTTATACCTTCAATAGAGATGGTAATTACTCCATTACTATGGAAGGTAAAACCAAGGCAGGTTGTGATTTTATTGTACAAAAAACAAATTACATTACTATAATTGAGAGCTTCTCTATTACTGCAACGCCAAACAACAATTCAAGTTGCACTGGAACACTTACACAGAACTTCACAGTTTCTTCTCCAGAAAGTGGTGTGAATTATACATGGGACTTTGGCGATGGAAATACCGCAAATGGTACAAATGTAACACATACTTTTACCTCTTCTAATAGAGAAGATTTTACTGTTATTGTTACTGGTGAAAAAGTGGGTTGTTCTACTACAAAAGAAATTACCATAGCCTTAAATGTTGCTTCTGATTTATTTGATTATACTACTCCATCTTCAGCATGTGCAACGTATGATGTTACTTTTACTTCTAACCTACCTGCTGCTTTTGATGGAGAAACAATTATATGGGATTTTGGTGATGGAAATTCACAAACTACAACTTTACCTTCTTCTATAACGCACAATTATACTTCTGCAAACACAACGGTTAATGCAAGTGCAACTTTCAATGGTTGTACTGAAGATGTTTCTATTTCAATACCAGACTTGTTACCAAATACAATTAATATTTCTAGTAAATCACAATATTGTAGTGCTCCTTATACTACAAATCTTACTGCCAACAATATTTCGGACTTACCAGCCTCTTTTGATTATTTTTGGAGAACATCCGATAATCAGAGGATTGATAATACGCCAACGGCAAATTTTACGTTTCCAAATTTTGGGACTAATTACACAATTGAATTAGTTGCTACAAAAAATGGAGAGGAATGTGTTTTAGACAATACATCAGTAAGAGCAAGAAGAATTAATGCTACTATATATAGTAGTAATGGAAATCAAGGTTGTGTCACTTTTAATTCGGATTTATCATATGATTTAAGGGTATTTGGAAGTAATATTGATTTAAGTGATGTTGTTTCTACTAACTGGGTGATTACTAAAGATGCAAATCCATTTGCAACAAGTACAGATTTAGTTTATAATTTCAATACTACAGAACATGGTGATTATCATTTTGAATTAGAAATTGAAACTGTTGACGGTTGTACTGCTACAGAAGATTTTGATATTGAAGTTGGTTTAGAAATCACACCAGATTTTACAGTAGATAATCCATTAATCTGTAATCAAACTATTAATACATTTACCAATACAACAGATTTAGCGGCACTTGGAATTAACAGAAATGATGTTGTTTACGAATGGCAATATGTAAATGGCGGTGGATGGACTGTATCTAATGATCCAAATGGAAATGGTTCAAACTTCTATGAAAATATACAAACTCCAGGAACAGTTGATGTTTCTTTAAGGGCTACTTATAAAGGTTGTACTTCTGCACCTGTTGTAGTTAGACAATTTGATATTGAAGGACCATATGCTGAATTTGAATTTAATTTAACTGATAATTGTGACCCTAATTCTTTAGAAATTATCAATAACTCTTTAAATGCAGATAAACCTTTTGAATGGGAAGTTCTTGTAGATGGTAATACCTATAATTTTACAACAACAACTACTACTACGTTTAATTTAGTAGATGAAATTCCAGTTACTAACTTAACAACAGATGCCTATTATACTATCACGCTTACTGCAAAAAATGCTGCAGGTTGTGAAGATATTTATGATAGTTCATACATTATTGATTCCAATCCATCCGCTGATATTACTTGGAATGGCACTTCTTCTGTAGGTATTTGTGCTAATGAAACCAAAACATTCAACCCTGGCAGTAGTATTGTCAGTAGTGATGGTACTTTTGAATGGGCATTAACAAGAAATGGAACAGAATTAACGACTACTGAATATGCACTGATTGGTTTTGATAAATATACCTTCGAACCCAATGCTAGTTTTATAGATGATGGTACTTATACTGTTAGTGTCGATATTATATTTAATGATGGTTGTACAGATTCTGACTCAAAAGGCCCTATAAATGTTTACTCTTTTGACATTACTCAAGAAGTTCAAGGAGAAAATCATTTTTGCTATGATGGAACAACTACAGATGATGCCATATACAGTGTAACGACAAATATTTCAAACTTAAGTGCGTATACTTGGGAATGGACAATTGTTGGAAATGGATCAACTATTTATACAATTTCTGGCGATGAAAACAATTTAGAAGAATCAATTACATATAACTTCACAGATTTATTAAACGATCAAGATGATAATTATACAGTCACTTTTAAAATGATTTCTGATGCTTGTGAGAAAGAATCTTCTAAGACGGTGAAGGTCACAATGCCAGAAATTGATTTAAATGATGCTGCTACAACTTATGCTTCTTATAATTTTCTTTGTGATGAAGTAGAAACATATATAGACCCTAAATTAGATAGAGGAAAAGTCTTTAAACCTGCAAATAATAAAACTGTTTATAAATGGTTTAAAGTAGATGGCTCTAGTGAAACAGAAATCACAACGTTTAGTGAAGACAGAGGTGGAAATAATGTTATTTTTAAATTCACTGATCTATCTCCTGGTGTTCAAACCTTACGTTTATTTGTTACAGACAGTTATGGGTGTACTGGAACTGATAACATTGAAATTACTGTACCTGATTTACCAATTGGTGTAGCAGATTTTACTGCGTCTGCTGAAGAATTAGCATGTAGAGGTTCTATTTCGTTTGTTGATTATGCTAACGGGGAAGATGGAAACTCTCTTCCTAGATTTGATGTAAATGCTGATACAATAGAAATAGATTCGTGGACATGGCATATCACAAGAGATGCATCAGTAGATGAATTTTTCACAAAAGATACAGGCATTTTTGATTACTTTTTTGATGCAGGTGAATACACCGTTCAACTAACTGTTGAAGACAAACAAGGATGTACTTATACTTCTGAAATCTTAAACATTAAAGTTGGGGGTGTTAGAGGAGAATTAGCAATTTCTAGAAAAGCAGGATATGCTCCTTTTAATGTAGATTTTGTAGGAACACCTTCTTATGTTAGTGATGATGTTGACCCTACATTAATAGAATACATCTGGTTTTCTGGTGATGGATATAGTGAAACCAGTGATGAGAATTTTAGCTTTACCTACGATAGTGTTTTAGCTGTTGATAGAAATGCATTACCGGGGTTAATATTTAAGGATAATAACGGCTGTCAGTATCCTGCTAATTCTTTTGAACAGATTCAGATTTTAGCAGCACCTAAAAGAACAGTAAACAATATTACAAGATGTATTACTGAAGGAGATACCACTTTAATAGTATCTGATGATAGCTTCATTCCTGCTAATTTAGACGAAACTAATTATAGTTATACAGCAATAACAAAATACCAGTGGTATGTAGATAATGTAATCATTTCTTCTGCAGACAATGGAGATGTAGACAATGCAACTTTTACTTACGGGACAACAGATACTCCTTTTACAATAGACCCAGATGATGCCAATGGTAAAACATATATCATCAAATCTTGGTTAGAAGCTACCTATACAGATAAACTAGATGCTTCTAAAAGTTTTGTAGAAGAAGTCGCTTTTGATTCAGACACATTTACTGTTATTTATGATCCTCAACCAATTGCCGCTTTTACAAGTAACACCCCTGTGTGTTTAAGCGATTCTTTACAACTTGATGCAAGTACAAGTGGTTTTGGAAGTTTTAATAGAGGAACAATAACATCTTATCATTGGGTTATTCCTACTGTAAAAGATACAGTAACAACTACACCAATTCTTACTATAAAGTTTGCAACGGAAGGAACGTACAATGTTTCACTAACAATAGAAAGTGATAATAGTTGTGCATCAAATACCATAAGTGAAGATATAATAATAAAACCTTTACCAATTGTAGACTTTAATGCACCAGCTGTTTGTTTAGGTGAAGATATTATCTTTGAAAACCTATCTACTTTTGAAGGAACAGCAATAACTGCAGATCCATCAATCATTACTAGTGTAGCATGGTATTTTGATTATGATGAGAACAATCCTCAAGCCGCAAACTCTACAGAAGTCTCTCCTACTTTTAAATTTACTGATGATGGTTTACATCAAATTAAACTAGAAGTATATACTTTAGAAGGCTGTGTAGATTCGGTCATTAAAGAAATAGAAATTTATGAACTCCCTACTATTACTCCTGATGAAGACCAATATATTTGTGAAGGAGAAAGCATTGACCTCTCTGTTTTAGGTGGAACTTCATTTACTTGGAGTACTGGAGAAACAACAAGGTCAATTACAGTTACGCCAACTAGTGATAGTACTTTTTATGTTGATGTTCTAAATAACTTTGGTTGTTTGAGTAAAGATTCTGTTATAATTTTTGTTATCCCGGAGTTTGAACAAACGGCAACTTTTGAAGAAGCTTGTGAAGGTGATACAATAACACTTACGGCAAATATTGTAGCTTATGAAAACACCGTAGAAGTAATAGAGTGGTCTACAGGTCAAACTACAGAAACTATTCAAGTTACAACTTCAGGTACATACAATGTAACAAATACAGTCACACATTTAGATGGAAAAGTATGTATCTTTACAAAATCTGTAGATGTAGAATTCCATACAAACCCAGGAGAAATTGAAAAGGATACTGTTTATTGTTTTGATAATGGACCTATAACTTTAGCGGCTCCAGCCAATCCAAATTTTAGTTATTATTGGGAAGATACCGGAGAAACAACAGCAAATGTACAAAGAACAATAGCCGGAATTTATACCGTTACTGTTACAGATAATACCTACCCTACAAATTGTGCTACAACTTCCAGTATTGAAGTTATTGCACCTTCTTCTGTTGCTTCTTTTATTTCTAATGAAGTTTGTTTTGGTGATACTACTGTTTTTGATGCTTCTGCTAGTACAGTTGATTATGGTGGTTTAGAAGTAGAATACCATTGGGAATTAGGTATACATAAAGATACAATAACAACATCTGCTTCTTTAAATTATGCTTTCCCACAAGATGGTAATCATACTGTAGCACTTACTGTTATTCCTGTAAATGGATGTCCTTCTCCAACAATTAATCAAAATGTTATTGTCAACGAATTACCTGTAGTTAATTTCTCTGCGGATGATGTCTGTTTTAATGAAACTGTTGTATTTAATAATCTCACAACTTACTTAGGTTCTACAATTACCGCTTCTAGCACAAATATTACGGCTATAAATTGGGATTTTGATTATGATGGAGTTACTCCAAATTGGTCAAGTAATGAATTATCTCCAACTCATATTTATCTAGATTCTGGTAGTTATACTGTTTTATTAGAAATAATTACGGATAAAGGGTGTTCACAACAAATAGTAAAATCAGTCACTGTTTATGAATTGCCTATTCCTGTAATATCAGAAGATTTATATATCTGTGAAGGAGAAAATACCGATCTAGAGGTTTCTGGGGGTGTTGCTTATTTATGGGAAAGTACTTCAGAAACTACTTCTTCTATAAATGTTGCACCTATTTCAGACCAAACATATGTTGTGAAGGTTATTAATGAGCATGGATGTATTAGTTATGATTCAGTAACCGTGTTTGTTATTCCTAAAATAAAAACAGAACAACTAATCTATGAAGTTTGTGCAGGAACAGAGGTAATTCTTGATGCTAGAATTGGTGATTATGAAAATGTAACAGAAAATTATCAATGGTCTACAAACGAAAATTCACCTACAATTGCTGTTCTCGAACCAGGCACTTATTCAGTTATTAATACGGTTGAACATGAAAGTGGAAAAACTTGTACTTTCGAGCAAGAATATCAAGTAATACATAGGCCTATACCAGCTGGTTTTACATCATCCGATACTGTCTTTTGTTTTTCAAATGGCAATATTCGCTTAGATGCAACGGTTGGTAATAACTTTACCTACT is a genomic window of Flammeovirga pectinis containing:
- a CDS encoding GH92 family glycosyl hydrolase; translation: MKRNSLLLLQLILIISLFTSCKSDDKPIIKEKPINNVDPFIGTGGIVHTFPGATIPFSMIQLSPDTDTKGWNWCSGYHYSDSTLKGFSHTHLSGTGWSDLGDILVMPTVGELQITAGEKDKPDTGWRSRFSHENEKAEAGFYKVYLEDYNVTAELTAGKRVGFHKYIFPESEKANIIFDPTNIIFGKVLETKIETTSATEISGYCLSEGWGGRRYVYFSAEFSKPYDAFKITKAGKFSKHLKVIDKDVKGFATFRTREGESIEVKVGISAVSANGALLNLRSEKDNSFALAQLNAQNQWNGILSKFKVEGGTKEQRRIFYTGVYHNFIAPNLSMDIDGKYVALGKSFKAEGFTNYSSFSTWDTFRATKPLISFLTPEYSQDFSRSLIARYKDAGDHLPLWELCGVDNTCMIGYPSVPVIYDAIQKGADIDKKEAFAAMDDIAHFNKVSSSDGDGGLNEYIKLGYVPAHIPKNISKTLEYAYEDWVIAQLAKDIGDIDKYNYYMKRANNFRNIYHPERKMFWPKKANGEWFGDIVMDQWEPLQDHWISGNKWAYDYFVPHAVSDLIELKGGKVAFAKELDQLFSVELEMKGEEHADISGFVGSYAHGDEPGHANPYLYNYVGEAWKTQAMVRKLMAEMYSDKPDGMINNEDCGQMSAWYIFSAMGFYPVCPGDKQYIIGSPIFDRVSMDLGNGRTFIVVAKNNSDKNKYVQSLSLNGKEITTSYITQDQISEGGVLTFKMGPKPNKAFGAKEGDIPVSSLQLDN
- a CDS encoding GH92 family glycosyl hydrolase; the protein is MKFKNYLLIAFITSLLFACTQKEEKKVLTDYTKYVSTQVGSLSDFRLSTGNTYPAVATPWGMNFWTPQTNNNGDGWAYMYQKDSINGIKQTHQPSPWINDYAAFSIFPMTGEVKFNEKERQSKYTHDNEVAKPHYYSVNLETYNTKAEVAPTTRGAIFQFTFPKTKDAIVLVDGYNQGSFVKIIPEEKKIIGYVTNNHGGVPKNFANYYVIQFDKEFTTQGTWNGKEATASKELKADRTAGYVKFNTKEGEVITARVASSFISHEQAEINLSREIGNKSFEEVKNEAQYTWNEQFNRLKVEGGSERSMQNFYTSMYRTLLFPRKFYEYDVDNKLVHYSPYNGEVLDGYMFTDNGFWDTFRAVFPFFTVMYPELNSNIMSGLVNTYNESGWLPEWASPGHRDCMIGSNSASLIADSYLKGIRGYDVETLYAAIIKNTKNHGPLGSVGRMGVDYYNNLGYIPYDVGIHENTARTLEYAYDDYCIMKLAEALGKPQAEIDLFAKRANNYKNVFDPSTNFMRAKLKDGSWQTPFIPEAWGGAFTEGSSWHYTWSVFHDPAGLARLMGGKKAFGLKLDSIFTTPSIANHDYYGFEIHEITEMKVADEKYGTGQYAHGNQPIQHAIYLYDYAGQPWKAQKWARKVLKDLYSPTPDGLCGDEDNGQTSAWYVFSALGMYPVAPGTNEYAIGSPEFGKATMALENGKTFTVVANNNSDENVYIQSATLNGKSFNKTYLTHEQIMAGGEIVFEMGNQPNKDWGTAKDSAPFSMSGKL
- a CDS encoding PorP/SprF family type IX secretion system membrane protein, whose translation is MYSNYKLKQNLLFIFLSITSVAFSQDAHLSQYYAAPLYLNPALVGTAGDGRASLNYRNQWTGLPSNYMTIMSAFDTPIPSKNISLGVQIHEDIMGHNAGMILDRTMFNATGGYKFKINKKYSLSFGLQLGFEQSSLGFYKLLFGDQINDDGITGDPTKDRVSNESIIYPDISFGSMFYGENFWFGLSFYHINQPSITRFQEGYDKLPLRFSAQAGYRIPLTYRWHGSVANYDDKFVSFMMHYQAQGTKDQLSTGVNLNYKPLILGVWYRGLILKDNEHPSQFNHDALVIMSGLQVKQFTFGYSFDMPIGGLQLSEGVSHEISLRYDFNFFPGYRKKNRKGKTGLPTDKCPTPNF